A single region of the Bacteroides luhongzhouii genome encodes:
- the xseA gene encoding exodeoxyribonuclease VII large subunit → MINAMNKLKQSDSFSWGEGEERLSLLELNALVRRSLEQCLPDEYWIQAELSDVRSNTTGHCYLEFVQKDPRSNNLVAKARGMIWNNIYRLLKPYFEESTGQLFTSGIKVLVKVTVQFHELYGYSLTVLDIDPAYTLGDMARRRREILLQLEEEGVLTLNKELEMPVLPQRVAVISSATAAGYGDFCHQLQHNPGGFYFYTELFPALMQGNQVEESVLAALDRINARVNEFDVVVIIRGGGATSDLSGFDTYLLAAACAQFPLPIITGIGHERDDTVLDSVAHTRVKTPTAAAELLIHQVTEVAEHLEELSVRLQQGAYMLLDQEQRRLEALQIRIPSLVHRKLADARFSLLAAKKDLSQVTKALLARQSHRLELLQQRIADASPDKLLSRGYSITIKDGKAVTDASSLKSGDRLITRLLKGEVQSVVEK, encoded by the coding sequence ATGATAAACGCTATGAATAAGTTGAAGCAATCTGACTCTTTTTCTTGGGGAGAGGGGGAGGAGAGGCTTTCTCTTTTAGAACTGAATGCACTTGTCCGTCGTAGTTTGGAGCAATGCTTGCCCGATGAATATTGGATACAGGCAGAGTTGAGCGATGTCCGTTCCAATACAACGGGGCATTGCTATCTGGAATTTGTGCAGAAAGATCCTCGTAGTAATAATCTCGTAGCCAAAGCACGGGGGATGATTTGGAATAATATCTACCGCCTGCTAAAACCCTATTTTGAGGAAAGCACCGGACAGCTATTTACCTCCGGTATTAAAGTGCTGGTGAAAGTAACTGTCCAGTTTCACGAATTATACGGGTACAGTCTGACGGTGCTTGATATTGATCCTGCTTACACGTTGGGAGATATGGCTCGTCGTCGTCGGGAAATATTATTGCAGTTGGAAGAAGAGGGAGTCTTGACGTTGAATAAAGAACTTGAAATGCCGGTTCTTCCTCAACGTGTTGCCGTCATTTCTTCGGCTACTGCGGCCGGATATGGAGATTTCTGCCATCAGTTGCAACACAATCCGGGGGGATTCTATTTTTATACAGAACTTTTTCCGGCTTTAATGCAAGGCAATCAAGTTGAAGAGTCTGTATTGGCGGCTTTAGACCGTATCAATGCCCGCGTCAATGAATTTGACGTAGTGGTCATTATTCGTGGCGGTGGGGCTACTTCCGATTTATCTGGTTTTGATACTTATCTATTAGCAGCTGCATGTGCACAATTTCCATTACCTATCATTACCGGTATTGGTCATGAACGCGATGATACAGTGCTTGACTCTGTGGCTCATACCCGGGTAAAGACTCCTACGGCTGCTGCCGAGCTTCTGATTCATCAGGTAACGGAAGTAGCAGAGCATCTGGAGGAATTATCTGTACGTCTTCAACAGGGAGCTTATATGCTTCTTGATCAGGAACAACGAAGGTTGGAGGCGCTCCAAATCCGTATTCCCAGTCTTGTTCACCGCAAACTAGCGGACGCTCGTTTTTCTTTGCTGGCAGCAAAGAAAGATTTATCGCAAGTGACAAAAGCATTGTTGGCCCGTCAGTCTCACCGGTTGGAACTTTTGCAACAACGAATAGCAGATGCCTCTCCGGATAAACTCTTGAGCCGGGGATACAGTATTACAATCAAAGACGGGAAAGCGGTGACGGATGCATCTTCGCTGAAATCGGGAGATCGCTTGATAACCCGGTTGCTGAAAGGAGAAGTGCAATCTGTGGTGGAAAAGTAA
- the xseB gene encoding exodeoxyribonuclease VII small subunit: protein MAAKKETYSQAMERLEKIVRQIDNNELDIDILSEKIKEANEIIAFCKDKLTKADREVEKLLQEKRLSEE from the coding sequence GTGGCAGCAAAAAAAGAAACATATTCCCAAGCAATGGAACGTCTCGAAAAGATCGTTCGCCAGATAGATAATAACGAACTGGATATCGATATTTTGAGTGAGAAAATAAAAGAAGCCAATGAGATTATTGCCTTTTGCAAGGATAAACTGACAAAAGCCGACCGGGAAGTCGAAAAATTATTGCAAGAAAAGAGGCTATCTGAAGAATAA
- a CDS encoding branched-chain amino acid aminotransferase yields the protein MKEIDWANLSFGYMKTDYNVRINFRNGAWGELEVSSDEHLNLHMAATCLHYGQEAFEGLKAFRGKDGKVRIFRLEENAARLQSTCQGILMAELPTERFKEAILKVVKLNERFIPPYETGASLYIRPLLIGTSAQVGVHPAEEYMFVVFVTPVGPYFKGGFSTNPYVIIREFDRAAPHGTGIYKVGGNYAASLRANKKAHDLGYSCEFYLDAKEKKYIDECGAANFFGIKDNTYITPKSSSILPSITNKSLMQLAEDMGIKVERRPIPEEELETFEEAGACGTAAVISPIQRIDDLENGKSYVISKDGKPGPICTKLYNKLRGIQYGDEPDTHGWVTIVE from the coding sequence ATGAAAGAAATAGACTGGGCGAATCTGTCGTTTGGATACATGAAGACAGATTACAATGTGAGAATCAACTTCCGTAATGGTGCATGGGGAGAATTAGAGGTTAGTAGTGACGAACACCTCAATTTGCACATGGCGGCAACCTGTTTGCACTATGGTCAGGAAGCCTTTGAAGGACTGAAAGCATTCCGTGGAAAAGATGGTAAAGTACGTATTTTCCGTTTGGAAGAGAACGCTGCCCGTTTGCAATCTACTTGCCAGGGAATTCTGATGGCAGAACTTCCGACAGAACGATTCAAAGAAGCAATTTTGAAAGTCGTAAAACTGAATGAACGTTTTATTCCTCCTTATGAAACCGGTGCTTCTCTTTACATTCGTCCGCTGTTGATCGGAACAAGTGCCCAGGTAGGTGTACATCCTGCTGAAGAGTATATGTTTGTTGTGTTCGTAACTCCGGTAGGTCCATATTTCAAAGGTGGTTTCTCTACCAATCCGTACGTTATCATTCGTGAGTTCGATCGTGCCGCTCCTCATGGAACAGGTATTTATAAAGTGGGTGGCAACTATGCAGCCAGTCTTCGTGCTAACAAGAAAGCACACGATCTGGGTTATTCCTGCGAGTTCTATCTTGATGCGAAAGAAAAGAAATATATCGATGAATGTGGTGCTGCCAACTTCTTCGGTATTAAGGATAATACTTATATCACTCCGAAATCATCTTCTATCCTGCCTTCTATTACCAATAAGAGTTTGATGCAGTTGGCAGAAGATATGGGTATCAAGGTGGAACGCCGTCCGATACCGGAGGAAGAATTGGAAACATTTGAAGAAGCAGGTGCTTGTGGTACTGCCGCAGTAATCAGCCCGATTCAGCGTATCGATGATTTGGAAAACGGAAAATCATACGTTATCTCTAAAGACGGTAAGCCGGGACCTATCTGTACAAAATTGTACAATAAGCTGCGTGGAATCCAGTATGGCGACGAACCGGATACACATGGCTGGGTGACGATTGTAGAATAA
- a CDS encoding DUF975 family protein: MLKLNSELRAQAREALRGKWPMAAVAALIYSVIAGGLSAIPVIGGLCSLFVGLPVAYGFAIVMLGVFKGKEIDFGVLFEGFQDYGRIFVTKLLQGIYTALWMLLLVVPGIIKHYSYAMTDYILKEEPEMKNNAAIEKSMAMMENNKMKLFMLDLSFIGWAILSLFTFGIGFFFLQPYVQVAHAAFYEDLKAQQGGNVEVNVEVNVEI, translated from the coding sequence ATGTTAAAACTAAATTCAGAACTACGTGCTCAGGCACGTGAGGCACTTCGAGGAAAGTGGCCTATGGCAGCCGTTGCTGCACTTATTTATTCAGTTATTGCCGGTGGATTATCTGCTATTCCTGTGATTGGCGGATTATGCTCATTGTTTGTCGGACTTCCGGTTGCATACGGCTTTGCTATCGTGATGCTTGGTGTATTCAAAGGCAAAGAAATTGATTTCGGAGTGTTATTTGAAGGCTTCCAGGACTATGGACGTATTTTTGTAACGAAGTTGCTTCAGGGTATCTATACCGCTTTGTGGATGTTGCTGTTGGTTGTACCAGGAATTATCAAGCACTATTCTTATGCAATGACCGACTATATCTTGAAAGAAGAACCCGAAATGAAAAACAATGCAGCTATTGAGAAAAGTATGGCTATGATGGAAAACAACAAGATGAAACTGTTCATGCTTGATTTGAGCTTTATCGGTTGGGCTATCCTTTCTCTCTTTACTTTCGGTATCGGATTCTTTTTCCTGCAACCTTATGTGCAGGTTGCTCATGCAGCTTTCTATGAAGATTTGAAAGCACAACAAGGTGGAAATGTAGAAGTAAACGTTGAGGTGAATGTTGAGATTTAA
- the trmB gene encoding tRNA (guanosine(46)-N7)-methyltransferase TrmB yields MGKNKLEKFADMASYPHVFEYPYSAVDNVPFDMKGKWHKEFFKNDHPIVLELGCGRGEYTVGLGKMFPEKNFIAVDIKGARMWTGATESLQAGMKNVAFLRTNIEIIERFFAEGEVSEIWLTFSDPQMKKATKRLTSTYFMERYRKFLQPNGIIHLKTDSNFMFTYTKYMIEANRLPVEFMTEDLYHSDLVDDILGIKTYYEQQWLERGLDIKYIKFRLPQEGQLQEPDVEIELDPYRSYNRSKRSGLSTSK; encoded by the coding sequence ATGGGAAAGAATAAATTAGAAAAGTTTGCCGATATGGCGAGTTATCCACACGTGTTCGAATATCCTTATTCGGCAGTAGATAACGTGCCTTTTGACATGAAGGGAAAATGGCATAAGGAGTTTTTTAAGAACGATCATCCGATTGTGCTCGAACTAGGCTGCGGACGTGGTGAGTATACCGTCGGCCTGGGTAAGATGTTTCCCGAAAAGAACTTTATAGCAGTTGATATAAAAGGTGCCCGTATGTGGACGGGAGCAACGGAGTCATTACAGGCCGGAATGAAGAATGTCGCTTTCCTGCGTACCAATATTGAAATCATTGAGCGTTTTTTTGCCGAAGGCGAAGTAAGTGAAATATGGCTTACCTTCTCTGATCCGCAGATGAAGAAAGCAACCAAGCGGTTGACTTCTACCTATTTTATGGAACGGTACCGTAAATTTTTGCAGCCGAATGGCATTATCCACCTGAAAACGGACAGCAATTTCATGTTTACCTATACTAAATACATGATTGAAGCGAATCGTCTTCCAGTTGAGTTTATGACCGAAGACTTATATCATTCCGATTTGGTAGATGATATTCTCGGTATCAAGACTTATTATGAACAACAATGGCTCGAGCGTGGTTTAGATATTAAGTATATCAAATTCCGGCTTCCGCAGGAAGGTCAATTGCAAGAACCGGATGTTGAAATAGAACTCGATCCTTATCGTAGCTACAATCGTAGCAAACGTAGCGGATTAAGTACAAGTAAATAG
- a CDS encoding Mrp/NBP35 family ATP-binding protein produces the protein MTLYPKLILDALATVRYPGTGKNLVEAEMVADNLRIDGMTVSFSLIFEKPTDPFMKSMLKAAETAIHTYVSPDVQVTITAESKQAARPEVGKLLPQVKNIVGISSGKGGVGKSTVSANLAVALAKLGYKVGLLDADIFGPSMPKMFQVEDARPYAERIDGRDMIIPVEKYGVKLLSIGFFVDPDQATLWRGGMASNALKQLIADAAWGELDYFLIDLPPGTSDIHLTVVQTLAMTGAIVVSTPQAVALADARKGINMFTNDKVNVPILGLVENMAWFTPAELPENKYYIFGKEGAKKLAEEMNVPLLGQIPIVQSICEGGDNGTPVALDEDSVTGRAFLSLAASVVRQVDRRNVEMAPTQIVEMHK, from the coding sequence ATGACTCTCTATCCTAAATTGATATTAGATGCATTGGCAACGGTGCGTTATCCCGGTACGGGAAAGAATCTGGTGGAAGCGGAGATGGTTGCCGATAATCTTCGTATTGATGGCATGACTGTCAGCTTTTCATTGATCTTTGAGAAACCGACTGATCCGTTTATGAAATCAATGTTGAAAGCTGCGGAAACAGCTATTCATACGTATGTCTCTCCTGATGTGCAGGTAACGATTACAGCGGAAAGTAAGCAAGCTGCCCGTCCGGAAGTTGGCAAGCTTCTTCCACAAGTGAAGAATATAGTCGGCATATCTTCCGGTAAAGGTGGAGTAGGCAAGTCTACAGTGTCTGCTAATTTAGCCGTTGCTTTGGCTAAATTAGGTTATAAAGTCGGTTTGCTTGATGCCGATATTTTTGGTCCTTCTATGCCGAAGATGTTTCAGGTGGAAGATGCACGCCCTTATGCTGAACGTATCGACGGTCGTGATATGATTATTCCGGTAGAAAAATATGGAGTGAAATTATTATCTATCGGTTTCTTTGTCGATCCGGATCAGGCAACTTTGTGGCGTGGTGGAATGGCTAGTAATGCGTTGAAACAGTTGATTGCTGATGCAGCTTGGGGAGAACTGGATTATTTTCTGATAGATCTTCCACCCGGAACCAGTGATATTCATTTGACAGTTGTTCAAACACTGGCCATGACAGGGGCGATTGTTGTCAGCACTCCGCAGGCAGTAGCTTTGGCAGATGCCCGTAAGGGAATCAATATGTTTACCAACGATAAGGTAAATGTGCCTATCCTTGGTTTAGTTGAAAATATGGCTTGGTTTACTCCTGCCGAACTACCTGAAAATAAATACTATATCTTCGGAAAAGAAGGCGCAAAGAAGTTGGCTGAGGAAATGAATGTTCCTTTGTTGGGACAGATACCTATCGTACAAAGCATTTGCGAAGGGGGAGATAATGGTACACCTGTTGCGTTGGATGAAGATTCCGTGACCGGACGTGCTTTCTTATCCCTGGCTGCCAGTGTCGTTCGTCAAGTAGATAGACGGAATGTAGAGATGGCTCCGACTCAAATCGTGGAAATGCATAAATAA
- a CDS encoding TlpA family protein disulfide reductase: MKRFAWIIGLIFCTICTIQAKDRVIERPPFLAWSSNSIEIDKIVMSDTVTTVYIKAFYRPKYWIKIATGSFLKDNNGILYPIRKGVGITLDKEFWMPESGEAEFQLLFPPIPENVTSLDFSEGDFDGAYKIWGIQLDKDTFYKQKLPKEAVVHKINKKAILPTPKLVYGTATLKGKMLDYQKDMIKQVKMHIESPALNVHNEQNIIKIKEDGTFQAEVKVASVTSVALELPFGWIECLIAPNEETSLIINTKELCRRQAHLQRKDKTYGEPIYFNGYLASLQQELASVNIDIVLKSVYYMDMYNDIAGKSADEYKAYVLEHLPSIRKKIAQSSYSNACKELLNIQVDLAATGKIALTERELKSAYIAVNKLNKEQTDEYFYNTRIDIPAGYYDILKEFTSINTLKALYGKYYASTIYLISFLPNSSDVLKETLGTGQGPLFDNIKFNKLYQSIKDFTPLTAEQNAELKTFSSPAYAEMLTQTNKEIIKKIELNKRKTGFTVNETGQVSNEDLFPSIISKFRGHTLLVDFWATWCGPCRTANKAITPMKEELKNKDIIYLYITGETSPKGTWENMITDIHGEHFRVTNEQWSFLMSSFNIRGVPTYFIVDPEGNITFKQTGFPGIDTMKKELMKALNK; encoded by the coding sequence ATGAAAAGATTCGCATGGATTATCGGTTTAATATTCTGCACAATCTGCACCATACAAGCCAAAGACAGAGTTATCGAGCGGCCTCCTTTTCTAGCATGGAGTTCCAATAGTATTGAGATTGATAAAATTGTCATGAGTGATACAGTGACAACAGTGTATATAAAGGCTTTTTATCGTCCTAAATACTGGATTAAAATAGCAACAGGCAGTTTTCTGAAAGATAATAACGGGATACTTTATCCCATCCGAAAGGGAGTTGGAATCACATTGGATAAGGAATTCTGGATGCCGGAATCGGGAGAAGCGGAATTTCAACTCTTATTTCCCCCAATACCTGAAAATGTAACCAGCCTGGATTTTTCGGAAGGGGACTTCGACGGGGCCTATAAGATATGGGGAATACAATTAGACAAAGATACATTCTATAAACAAAAACTTCCCAAAGAAGCAGTCGTACACAAAATAAACAAGAAAGCGATATTGCCTACTCCTAAGTTAGTTTATGGGACTGCTACACTCAAAGGGAAAATGCTGGACTATCAGAAAGATATGATAAAGCAAGTGAAGATGCATATAGAAAGTCCTGCATTGAATGTCCACAATGAACAGAATATCATAAAGATCAAAGAAGACGGCACTTTTCAGGCGGAGGTCAAAGTAGCGTCCGTTACAAGTGTAGCATTAGAACTTCCTTTTGGTTGGATCGAGTGTCTGATAGCTCCCAACGAAGAGACATCACTCATCATCAATACAAAGGAACTATGCCGTAGACAGGCGCATCTGCAAAGAAAGGATAAAACGTATGGAGAACCTATATACTTTAATGGCTATCTGGCTAGCCTACAACAAGAATTAGCTTCCGTAAATATAGATATTGTATTAAAAAGCGTTTATTACATGGACATGTACAACGACATTGCCGGGAAAAGCGCAGATGAATACAAGGCTTATGTACTGGAGCATCTTCCATCCATTCGAAAAAAAATTGCACAATCCTCATACAGCAATGCATGTAAAGAGCTATTAAATATTCAGGTAGATCTGGCTGCAACAGGTAAGATCGCCTTAACAGAGAGAGAACTAAAATCAGCATATATCGCTGTTAATAAACTGAATAAGGAACAGACTGACGAGTATTTCTACAATACCCGTATCGATATTCCTGCAGGATACTATGACATATTGAAAGAGTTCACTTCTATCAACACTCTGAAAGCCCTATACGGTAAATATTACGCATCAACAATATACCTGATAAGTTTTCTGCCAAATTCTTCAGATGTACTTAAAGAGACATTGGGAACGGGACAAGGACCCTTATTCGATAACATTAAATTTAATAAGCTGTATCAGTCCATAAAGGATTTTACCCCGTTAACGGCAGAGCAGAATGCCGAACTAAAAACTTTTTCTTCCCCGGCATATGCAGAGATGCTTACTCAAACGAACAAAGAAATAATAAAGAAAATAGAATTAAATAAAAGAAAGACAGGCTTCACTGTAAACGAGACGGGACAAGTCTCCAATGAGGACTTATTCCCATCTATTATCTCTAAATTCCGGGGACATACGCTGTTAGTTGATTTTTGGGCAACCTGGTGTGGCCCTTGTCGCACAGCCAATAAAGCCATCACTCCAATGAAAGAGGAATTAAAAAACAAGGATATTATCTACCTCTACATCACAGGCGAAACTTCACCCAAAGGCACCTGGGAAAATATGATTACCGACATTCATGGTGAGCATTTCCGTGTGACAAATGAACAATGGAGTTTTCTGATGTCCAGCTTCAATATCCGGGGAGTTCCCACTTATTTCATTGTTGATCCGGAAGGTAATATCACCTTCAAACAAACTGGATTTCCTGGAATAGACACCATGAAAAAAGAGCTTATGAAAGCTTTGAATAAGTAA
- a CDS encoding M56 family metallopeptidase: protein MTPELAYFLKINVAIALFYAFYRLFFHKDTFFHWRRMALLCFFAISLLYPLLNIQGWIKAHEPMVAMADLYATILLPEQVVTPSQETVINWQEVIIQFAKIIYWSGMLLLAARFFIQLGSIIRLHFQCSKNNIQGVRVHLLKKETGPFSFFHWIFIHPQSHTESEISEIITHEETHARQYHSVDVLFSEIMCIFCWFNPFIWLMKREVRGNLEYMADHRVLETGHDSKSYQYHLLGLAHHKAAANLSNSFNVLPLKNRIKMMNKRRTKEIGRTKYLMLLPLAAILMIVSNIEMVARTTEKFAKEITLPQGTKEKKITETQIKSVPDSVVFQVVEEMPDFPGGMKALMDYLSKNVKYPVEAHAIGAQGRVIVSFTVKKDGSIADTKVERSVNPYLDKEAMRVIAAMPKWQPGKQRGEAVNVRFTVPVAFRLSDPEPPKAEEIKQSDLDEVVVVGYEPQEDSTPGAVGVKGENADQVFTVVETMPKFPGGQGGLMHYLAKSIKYPVIAQKNKEQGRVIIQMIIGVNGNLSNVKVLRSVSPSLDAEAIRVVGNMPKWEPGIQKGQAVPVKYTLPITFRLQ from the coding sequence ATGACTCCGGAACTAGCTTATTTTCTAAAGATAAATGTAGCGATAGCTCTGTTCTACGCATTCTATCGGTTGTTTTTCCATAAAGACACCTTCTTCCACTGGCGCAGAATGGCTTTGTTATGTTTCTTTGCCATCTCTTTGCTTTACCCCCTATTGAATATTCAGGGATGGATAAAAGCCCACGAACCGATGGTGGCAATGGCAGATCTTTATGCAACCATCCTGCTTCCGGAGCAAGTTGTTACTCCTTCACAAGAAACTGTCATAAATTGGCAAGAGGTTATCATACAGTTCGCAAAAATTATTTATTGGAGCGGAATGTTATTACTTGCCGCGCGTTTCTTCATACAACTGGGTAGCATCATCCGATTGCATTTCCAATGCTCAAAAAACAATATACAAGGAGTACGCGTACATCTATTAAAGAAAGAAACAGGTCCTTTTTCTTTCTTCCACTGGATATTCATACACCCGCAATCACATACGGAATCTGAAATCAGTGAAATCATTACGCATGAAGAGACACATGCCCGTCAATACCATTCGGTGGATGTGCTTTTCAGCGAAATAATGTGCATATTCTGCTGGTTCAACCCATTTATCTGGTTAATGAAACGGGAAGTCAGAGGAAACCTCGAATACATGGCAGACCATCGTGTATTGGAGACGGGACATGATAGTAAATCATACCAGTACCACTTATTGGGACTGGCACATCACAAGGCTGCAGCAAATTTATCAAATAGTTTCAATGTTTTACCACTCAAAAATCGTATTAAAATGATGAATAAACGAAGAACGAAAGAAATAGGAAGAACAAAATATCTGATGTTGCTTCCCTTGGCTGCCATCTTGATGATTGTCAGTAACATCGAAATGGTAGCACGTACTACTGAAAAATTTGCAAAAGAAATCACTCTTCCGCAGGGTACAAAAGAAAAGAAAATAACGGAAACTCAAATTAAAAGTGTACCGGATTCCGTTGTCTTTCAGGTTGTAGAAGAAATGCCGGATTTCCCGGGAGGGATGAAGGCATTGATGGATTACTTGTCGAAGAATGTCAAATATCCGGTTGAAGCACATGCAATCGGCGCACAAGGACGTGTAATTGTAAGCTTTACTGTTAAAAAGGACGGAAGTATAGCCGACACAAAAGTAGAACGAAGTGTCAATCCGTATCTCGACAAAGAAGCTATGCGTGTCATTGCCGCCATGCCTAAATGGCAACCTGGCAAACAAAGAGGGGAAGCAGTAAATGTAAGGTTTACAGTTCCCGTTGCTTTCAGACTATCCGATCCTGAACCACCCAAGGCGGAAGAAATCAAACAATCTGATCTGGATGAAGTAGTTGTAGTGGGATATGAACCACAGGAAGATTCAACTCCGGGAGCAGTGGGCGTGAAAGGAGAAAACGCAGACCAAGTTTTCACGGTAGTAGAAACAATGCCCAAATTTCCGGGAGGACAAGGCGGATTGATGCATTATCTTGCTAAAAGTATCAAATATCCTGTCATTGCTCAAAAAAACAAAGAACAAGGCAGAGTGATCATACAAATGATTATCGGAGTAAACGGTAATTTGTCAAACGTAAAAGTATTACGCAGCGTATCTCCGTCACTGGATGCAGAAGCCATTCGTGTAGTGGGCAACATGCCTAAATGGGAACCGGGAATACAAAAAGGACAGGCAGTCCCGGTTAAGTATACCCTCCCTATCACATTCCGGTTACAATAA
- a CDS encoding BlaI/MecI/CopY family transcriptional regulator, giving the protein MEKLTIQEEEVMIYIWELQCCFVKDIVAKYTQPAPPYTTVASIVKNLERKGYVTPKRVGNTYQYTPAIRENEYKRHFMSSVVRNYFENSYKEMVSFFAKDQKISTDDLKDIIDLIEKGKED; this is encoded by the coding sequence ATGGAAAAGTTAACTATACAAGAAGAAGAAGTAATGATCTACATTTGGGAGTTACAATGCTGTTTCGTAAAAGACATTGTTGCAAAGTATACGCAACCGGCACCTCCTTATACCACAGTAGCATCTATCGTAAAGAACCTGGAGCGGAAAGGATATGTCACACCGAAACGTGTGGGTAACACCTACCAATATACTCCCGCCATTCGTGAAAATGAATATAAACGTCATTTCATGAGTAGTGTAGTTCGTAACTACTTTGAGAACTCTTACAAAGAAATGGTTTCTTTCTTTGCCAAAGACCAGAAGATTTCGACCGATGATCTCAAAGACATTATCGATCTTATTGAAAAAGGAAAAGAAGATTAA
- a CDS encoding porin family protein, whose translation MKKGLIFVLFALVSIVSYSQISWNAKVGMNMSNLTGLEENSMKVGFNVGVGMEYQFTEMWSIQPSLMFSTKGTKQDFSEDGYKDEYTYNPMYLELPIMAAARFAIADNQNIVVKAGPYLAYGIGGKVKNSWSDGDESGEDKYDIFKDVKDEDGDIVNKAAKKFDFGIGVGVAYEINKFFVDLTGSFGLTKLSDGINAKGEKTSVKNMNFSIGVGYKF comes from the coding sequence ATGAAAAAAGGTTTGATTTTTGTGCTATTTGCACTTGTTTCTATCGTTTCTTATTCTCAGATTTCTTGGAATGCCAAAGTAGGTATGAATATGAGTAATCTTACAGGTTTGGAAGAAAACTCTATGAAAGTAGGCTTTAATGTTGGTGTTGGAATGGAATATCAATTCACTGAAATGTGGTCTATTCAGCCATCTTTGATGTTTTCTACTAAAGGTACAAAGCAAGATTTTAGTGAGGACGGATATAAAGATGAATACACTTATAATCCAATGTATTTAGAATTGCCTATCATGGCTGCTGCAAGATTTGCTATTGCAGATAACCAGAATATTGTAGTAAAAGCTGGTCCATATCTTGCATACGGTATTGGTGGTAAGGTTAAAAATAGCTGGTCTGATGGCGATGAAAGTGGAGAAGATAAATATGATATCTTCAAAGATGTTAAAGATGAAGATGGTGACATTGTAAATAAGGCTGCTAAGAAGTTCGATTTTGGTATTGGAGTTGGTGTTGCTTACGAAATCAACAAGTTCTTTGTTGACCTAACTGGTAGCTTTGGATTGACTAAACTTTCAGATGGCATTAATGCTAAAGGCGAAAAGACAAGTGTAAAGAACATGAACTTCTCTATCGGTGTAGGTTACAAGTTCTAA